The DNA window taattcactaaagtggcattcaactgatcacaaagtatagtcaggacattactgatgtaaaaaaaacagcaccatcactatttgaaaaaagtcatttttgatcaaatctagacaggccccatttccggcagccatcactccaacaccttttccttgagtaatcatgctaaattgctaatttggtactagaaaatcacttgccattatatcaaacacaattgaaagctatttggttcattaaatgaatcttaacattgtctttgtgtttgtttttgagttgccacagtatgcaatagactggcatgtcttaagtttatgtctcaaaatggcaaaaaagaaacagctttctcttgaaacttatcagtcaatcattgttttgaagaattaaggctatacaatgcttgaaattgccaaaaaactgaagatttcatacaaaggtgtacactacagtcttcaaagtcaaaggacaactggacagaaagagatgtagaaggccagatgtacaactaatcaagaggataagtacatcagagtctctagtttgagaaatagacgcctcacatgtcctcagctgacagcttcattgatttctGCCCGCTCAACACtggtttcatgtacaacagtaaagagaaaactcaggggtgcaggccttatgggaagaactgtaaagaaaaagccacttttgaaacagaaaaacaaaaagaaaaggttagaatgggcaaagaaagacagacattggacaacagaaaattggaaaagagtgttatggaccttaaccccattgagcttttatgggatcagctagactggaaggtgcatgagaagtgcccgacaagacagccatatctatggcaagtgctacaggaagtgtggggtgaaatgtcacctgagtatctggacaaactgacagctacaatgccaaggatctgcaaagctgtcattgctgcacgggGAGGATTGCATTtttgatttttgatgagaactctttgaagtagtttaagaagttctgaaaaaaatttttttcaaattgtaatagtaatttttcacattattttatttatttattttttctccctaatttggaatgcccaattcccaatgcgctctaagtccttatggtggcatagtgacattgttgagtgcgttaccacggagatatagcatgtgtggaggcttcacgctactctctgcagcatccatgcacaactcaccacatgccccatcgatagcgagaaccatattatagcgaccacgagaaggttaccccatgtgactctaccttccctagcaactgggccaatttgtttgcttaggagacctggctggagtcactcagcacgccctggattcgaactcgtgaatcCAAggatggtagtcagtgtctttactcgctgagctacctaggcccccaatttttcatgttattaatgtcctgactatacattgtgatcagttgaatgccactttggtgaataaaagtaccaatttctttccataagagcaaaatctgtacattattccaaactttataCACTTTTCGCCagtgtatattactttaaatcatcacagAGTGGTCATAATCGTAAAGATGCACTGGTAAGTGATACgatctgggctgtgtttcccaaaagcatcgcaaactTAAGATGATTATAAAGACCATTAGCGCCATttgtttctacaatctacttaggcttacaatgcatTTTCATGCTATTCTAGTTATGACATAATCTACTGTTTATGACATCATCaactgtatacagttgtgctcaaaaatttgcataccctggcagaaattgtgaaattttggcattgattttgaaaatatgactgatcatgcaaaaaaactgtcttttgtttaaggatagtgatcatacgaagccatttattatcatgtagttgtttggctcctttttaaatcataatgataacagaaatcatccaaatggccctgatcaaaagtttatatacccttgaatgtttggtcttgttacagacacacaaggtgacacacacaggtttaaatggcaattaaaggttaatttcccacacctgtggctttttaaattgcaattagtgtctgtgtataaatagtcaaagttttttagctctcacgtggatgcactgagcaggctagatactgagccatggggagcagaaaataactgtcaaaagaactttataaagatggaaaatgatataaaaagatatccaaagccttgaaaatgccagtcagtactgttcaatcacttattaagaagtggaaaattcagggatctcttgataccaagccaaggttaggtagaccaagaaagatttcagccacagctgccagaagaattgttcaggatacaaagaaaacccacaagtaacctcaggagaaatacaggctgctctggaaaaagatggtgtggttgtttcaaggagcacaatatgacgatacttgaacaaaaatgagctgcattgtcgagttgccagaaagaagccaatgccacaaaaaagcccagttacaatatgcctgacaacaccttgacacgcctcacagcttctggcacactgtaatttggagtgatgagaccaaaatagagctttatggtcacaaccgtaagtgctatgtttggagaggggtcaacaaggcctatagtgaaaagaataccatccccactgtgaagcatggtggtggctcactgatggtttgggggtgtgtgagctctaaaggcacggggaatcttgtgaaaattgatggcaagatgaatgcagcatgttatcagaaaatgctggcagacaatttgcattcttctgcatgaaagctgcacatgggaagCTCTTGGACTTTACAGCacgacaatgatcctaagcacaaggccaagttgaccctccagtggttacagcagaaaaaggtgaaggttctggagtggccatcacagtctcctgaccttaatatcatcgagccgctctgggaagatctcaaacgtgcggttcatgcaagacaaccaaagactttgcatgacctggaggcattttgccaagataaatgggcagctataccacctgcaagaatttggggcctcatagacaactattacaaaagactgcatgctgtcattgatgctaaagggggcaatacacagtattaggaactaagggtatgcagatttttgaacaggggtcatttcattttttaattttttttttctttttttgttttgccatgttttgttttatgattgtgccattctgttataacctacagttgaatatgaatcccataagaaataaaagaaatgtgttttgcctgctcacacgttttctttaaaaatgatacatatattaccaattctccaagggtatgcaaacgtttgagcacaacttgTAAGCAATTACTAGAAAATATACAGCAAGGTTAAATCCTACCAGTGTACCAATAACCAACATGATCTACCTAGCAAGGCTGTGTgtgaaagaattaaaaactacAGCTAGCTATAATGGACTGCAACTTACTTGACAGCTGTAACTCTTGAGCTCTGTAAAATATTGTCTCTGACGACCCTGTCATGGTAGACATTACATGACACATTGTACAGGGCTCGATGCTCCTTTCAAAGTTCAACTTATTTGTTCTTCAGTGCTTTTCGTCACCTCCTGATCCACTATGAGGACGTTGTCGCTATTTCATTCCATATTGACCTCTGTCAAAATTTTTATGCCGTTAAAAATAAACGCATTATATCAAAGATGAATGTCAATCAACACATGCTCTTTGCTATAATGGCTATCTATTTGTGCAGAGAGCGGGTGtgggtccacacacacacaatcagttgTCATATATGCAACACACAATCTCAAATATGCTTTTCCAtgcatcgttttttttttttatatttgcagatattcaccAACTCTTTACTGAAAAGGAATGAGTTCAGGCTGCTTTGTTGCTGCAAGTTGCTGCCGGTGCAAACAGGTCTAGCTGCTTTTTCGCTGCAAATCGATGTGCAGCATGAATGTCACTTGACGTGCAATTTCTTCTTTAACATTTTCCCCAGACTCTAGGTAACTAACACTAATTTAGAAATGTAATGAATCAGATAGTtctttataaacaaaacattatgtGAACTTACAGTAGTCACATAATAGAAAGATCATCTCTGTGCAACTTTGGGGCACAAACAAATCACATGCTAGATATTTGCTTATGTAGTTTactatagtcaacattttcagcatatttttattaatatactACTAACAGGGCTCAAACAGATCTAAAAATGTACAGCTATTGTATAACTAGTTGGTCATGTAATAACTTGAGAGCTCTAGGATAGCATAGCCACACTTCCTCTATGAAGAAAAGTCCTTATCTATGGTCCCATCACTCAGCTGTAGGTGTTCCTAAACCCTTTGTGGCTGGAGGATTGGGCCAAGAATTGGCAGGCTGAGGAACAGCTGGGATCATCTTCTCTAGAAGGTTCATCATTCGCTCCTGAAGCTGGAGGCTCTGCACCTGCAGGAAGTTCTGCTGATGCATAACGCGGCGAACTTCATGACATGCCTCTTCTACGGCACGGCTTATCCTGCGTTGTTCCTGCAGCATTGCGTCGAGGACACGCAGCTTCTTTCGTCGCAGTGACACATGTGACAGTCGCCGCCTCTTGCGTGGCTGTGACCTGTAGAAGTGTAACCATGCAGTTACTGTTCCAAGATCTATGATTCTGAAATGTGTATGTGATTTGAACTTGAGCAAATATGTTACCTGGTCTCAAAAGAACTTTCAGAGTTCTCAGTTAGACCTTCCTCCTCATCGTTGATGTCTCTATCTTCTGAGGAACCAGTATACTCGGGCAGAAACCCACTTGGTGGAGCTGATTGGGGCACAGAAGATTCGAGTTGGGAGGTTGAGGGGCCAGACGTTGGGAGATTCGGTGGACTCATTTGGGTATGCTCTGGTATCTTTGACAAGATCCTCTCAATAGACTTGTAGTATGGCCAGTCAGGTACACCATTCCCACCATTTGCTGTGTACTTCAGCTTCCTGTTACAAAAAGTCTTGTTAAAAGATTTCTTGTATTAAGTACATATTTCATTTTCTCTGAAAGGTGTATTTACACCTTAAAAGAACCGACTATAAATATTAGGAGTCAGTCATTGCTGCACTAATTGTATTGCTCATTTGGCTGTTTGCCCATCATAAATGTTTAAAGTTCTAGGCCAAGATAGTGACTTTGGTTTGACGTTT is part of the Myxocyprinus asiaticus isolate MX2 ecotype Aquarium Trade chromosome 2, UBuf_Myxa_2, whole genome shotgun sequence genome and encodes:
- the msantd1 gene encoding myb/SANT-like DNA-binding domain-containing protein 1, which codes for MASEDFYSYTVPGSNEKHRRARNWTDSEMKALVYIWEEYVTELKKAKRNAKIYETMAKQLYDLTGEHRHREEIKMKITNMTFQFRKLKYTANGGNGVPDWPYYKSIERILSKIPEHTQMSPPNLPTSGPSTSQLESSVPQSAPPSGFLPEYTGSSEDRDINDEEEGLTENSESSFETRSQPRKRRRLSHVSLRRKKLRVLDAMLQEQRRISRAVEEACHEVRRVMHQQNFLQVQSLQLQERMMNLLEKMIPAVPQPANSWPNPPATKGLGTPTAE